One genomic region from Triplophysa dalaica isolate WHDGS20190420 chromosome 23, ASM1584641v1, whole genome shotgun sequence encodes:
- the tmtopsb gene encoding teleost multiple tissue opsin b, with translation MIESNVSRSCAWCALGSDGTNERLDESHSEHSLSPTGHLVVAVCLGFIGTFGFLNNTLVLVIFCRYKVLRSPMNCFLVSISVSDLLVCVLGTPFSFAASTQGRWLIGQAGCVWYGFANSFLGVVSLISLAVLSYERYCTMMGATQADSSNYRKVAMGIAFSWIYSMVWTIPPLFGWSRYGPEGPGTTCSVNWTAKTANNVSYIVCLFIFCLILPFAVIVYSYGRLLQAITQVSRITTVVSRKREQRVLFMVVTMVVCYLLCWLPYGIMALMATFGRPGLITPAASIVPSVLAKTSTVINPIIYIFMNKQFCRCFHALLRCTTPERGSSFKNSSKVTRTLRTVRRANGKNVNFAVASTVQPSICAPYSGGHKSTSEDGKPFPATGQETTRPVVSLVAYYNG, from the exons ATGATTGAATCCAACGTGAGTCGGAGTTGCGCGTGGTGCGCTTTGGGAAGTGACGGGACCAACGAGCGCTTGGACGAGAGTCATTCAGAGCACAGTCTCAGCCCGACGGGACACTTGGTGGTCGCCGTGTGTCTCGGATTCATCGGAACTTTCGGGTTTCTCAACAACACGCTCGTCCTCGTTATTTTTTGTCGCTACAAAGTGCTGCGCTCGCCCATGAACTGTTTTTTGGTGAGCATTTCGGTGAGTGATCTGCTGGTGTGCGTCCTGGGCACTCCGTTCAGCTTCGCCGCGAGCACGCAGGGACGATGGCTCATCGGTCAAGCGGGATGCGTGTGGTATGGCTTCGCCAATTCATTCCTGG GTGTTGTATCTCTCATTTCTCTGGCAGTGCTTTCTTACGAACGCTACTGCACTATGATGGGGGCAACACAGGCTGATTCTAGCAATTACAGAAAGGTCGCCATGGGTATTGCTTTCTCCTGGATATATTCCATGGTGTGGACCATACCTCCGCTGTTTGGATGGAGTCGCTACGGTCCAGAGGGTCCCGGCACCACCTGCAGCGTCAACTGGACCGCCAAGACAGCGAACAATGTGTCTTacattgtttgtctgtttatctTTTGCCTTATTCTTCCTTTCGCCGTAATTGTGTACAGCTACGGCCGGCTCCTTCAGGCTATCACGCAG GTGAGCCGGATCACTACGGTAGTGAGTCGTAAGCGGGAGCAGCGAGTGCTTTTCATGGTGGTCACCATGGTGGTGTGTTACCTGCTGTGCTGGTTGCCCTATGGGATTATGGCCCTGATGGCCACATTTGGACGGCCTGGTCTGATCACACCTGCAGCCAGCATCGTTCCTTCTGTCTTAGCCAAGACCAGCACTGTCATAAACCCCATCATCTATATCTTCATGAACAAACAG ttttGCAGATGTTTCCACGCACTTCTCAGGTGCACCACCCCGGAGAGAGGTTCCAGCTTCAAAAATTCCTCCAAAGTCACCAGAACTCTTAGGACGGTGCGGCGTGCCAACGGGAAGAATGTGAACTTCGCTGTAGCCTCCACCGTTCAACCTAGTATCTGTGCTCCATACAGCGGCGGGCACAAAAGTACCTCAGAGGATGGCAAACCCTTTCCCGCTACAGGCCAAGAGACCACCAGACCGGTCGTGTCTCTCGTGGCATATTACAATGGCTAA